The Erythrobacter sp. JK5 genome includes a region encoding these proteins:
- a CDS encoding agmatine deiminase family protein, which translates to MAVLMPPEWAPQDWLWIGFPHLAEEWPGMLERAQEQIAAFASAVTDSGQQVRLLVRDEANAARARALASEAVTLERRVYGDIWLRDTGPLVVFDDGQRAARQFGFNGWGGKYLMPGDRTIGADLAHDAGLAGETSAMVLEGGAVDGDGTGLVATTEQCLLNPNRNPQLGRGEIEAELHRMLGFDRVLWFGDGLINDHTDGHVDNLARFVAPNRLVVPEQTGPDDPNAAIYDDAALRAQAAGVEVVRIPSPGLVTREGQVEPASYVNFAITTHLVVVPTFGSAHDEAGVAAIAELFPDHATIGLPADAVLAGGGGFHCASQQMPAVRPRP; encoded by the coding sequence ATGGCGGTCCTGATGCCACCCGAATGGGCGCCGCAGGACTGGCTGTGGATCGGCTTTCCGCATCTGGCCGAAGAGTGGCCGGGCATGCTCGAGCGCGCGCAGGAACAGATCGCGGCGTTCGCCAGTGCGGTGACCGATAGCGGCCAGCAGGTGCGACTGCTGGTCCGCGACGAAGCCAACGCAGCGCGGGCGCGTGCGCTGGCCAGCGAAGCCGTTACGCTCGAGCGGCGCGTGTACGGCGACATCTGGCTGCGCGACACCGGGCCGCTGGTGGTGTTCGACGATGGCCAGCGCGCGGCGCGACAGTTCGGCTTCAACGGCTGGGGCGGCAAATACCTGATGCCCGGCGACCGGACTATCGGCGCAGACCTGGCGCACGATGCGGGCCTGGCGGGCGAAACTTCGGCGATGGTCCTCGAAGGCGGCGCGGTCGATGGCGACGGCACCGGGCTGGTCGCGACCACCGAGCAATGCCTGCTCAATCCCAATCGCAATCCGCAGCTGGGCCGCGGCGAGATCGAAGCGGAGCTGCATCGCATGCTCGGCTTCGACCGCGTGTTGTGGTTCGGTGACGGACTGATCAACGACCATACCGATGGCCATGTCGACAATCTCGCCCGGTTCGTCGCGCCCAACCGGCTGGTGGTGCCCGAGCAGACCGGACCGGACGATCCCAACGCCGCGATCTACGACGACGCGGCACTGCGGGCGCAGGCCGCCGGAGTCGAAGTCGTGCGCATCCCTTCGCCCGGCCTCGTCACCCGCGAAGGCCAGGTCGAACCGGCCAGCTATGTCAATTTCGCGATCACCACGCATCTGGTCGTCGTCCCGACCTTCGGTTCGGCGCACGATGAAGCGGGCGTGGCGGCAATTGCGGAATTGTTTCCCGACCATGCGACGATCGGCCTGCCCGCCGATGCGGTGCTGGCCGGAGGAGGGGGGTTCCACTGCGCCAGCCAGCAGATGCCCGCTGTCCGACCCCGACCCTGA
- a CDS encoding TSUP family transporter, with amino-acid sequence MESLAAFAVPQIAVAVLAALGASFVRGLTGFGMAILLVPVLALALSPVEAVMLGNFLSLMIGALEIRRLIREAERTAWAISGIVVLTTPVGLLALAATSADLARLVIALIAFSAFLAILLPRRAAEVPGRIATGAVGMISGLMTGYAGMPGPPVVPYYAGRALPRATIKASMLLIFTIAAGVALLAGGLMGLVRVELAILALALLPVILIGNRLGTIVSGRIGDPVWRSCVGLVLAGAALGALWRLL; translated from the coding sequence ATGGAATCGCTGGCCGCGTTCGCCGTGCCGCAGATCGCGGTGGCAGTGCTGGCAGCGCTCGGCGCGTCGTTCGTTCGCGGCCTGACCGGCTTCGGCATGGCGATCCTGCTGGTGCCGGTCCTCGCGCTGGCGCTCTCTCCGGTCGAGGCGGTCATGCTCGGCAATTTTCTGTCGCTGATGATCGGCGCGCTTGAGATTCGGCGCCTCATCCGCGAGGCGGAACGCACCGCGTGGGCGATTTCGGGGATCGTCGTGCTGACGACACCGGTGGGATTGCTGGCGCTCGCCGCAACCAGCGCAGACCTGGCGCGGCTCGTGATCGCGCTGATCGCGTTCTCGGCTTTCCTCGCGATCCTGTTGCCGCGCCGCGCCGCCGAAGTGCCGGGCAGGATTGCGACCGGCGCTGTCGGCATGATCTCCGGATTGATGACCGGCTATGCCGGAATGCCGGGGCCGCCGGTCGTCCCGTATTACGCGGGAAGGGCGCTGCCGCGTGCGACCATCAAGGCGTCGATGCTGCTGATTTTCACGATCGCTGCGGGGGTCGCGCTGCTTGCCGGAGGATTGATGGGGCTGGTGCGGGTCGAATTGGCGATACTGGCGCTCGCCCTTTTGCCGGTTATCCTGATCGGAAACCGGCTGGGCACGATCGTTTCGGGCCGCATCGGCGATCCGGTCTGGCGAAGCTGCGTCGGACTCGTGCTGGCCGGAGCCGCGCTGGGCGCGCTGTGGCGCCTGCTCTAG
- the thrS gene encoding threonine--tRNA ligase: MTELLKISLPDGSVREMEPGSTPADVAAAIGPGLAKAALAARVDGEVRDLGRPFEGDAELALITARDEADALELVRHDYAHILAEAVQALWPGTQITFGPATDDGFYYDVMAPASREPFGMDDLPAIEEKMREIIKADKPLRREVWSREDLIAKWEADGEAFKAEWARELPENEELTVYWSGDDWLDMCRGPHLESTGKLDPQAFKLMRTAGAYWRGDQRNAQLTRIYGTGWLNKKQLNQHLMRLEEAAKRDHRKLGREMDLFHLQEEAHGSVFWHPKGYRIWRELEAYMRRKMDGGGYREIKTPQLMDVRQWTQSGHWGKYAENMFAVPDIVPDVDDTGAASEAPKVADDADWMAIKPMNCPAHVLVFKQGITSYRDLPIRLGEMGCCHRNEPHGALHGLMRVRQFTQDDAHIFCTEDQVVGEVRRFCQLASEVYADFGFKFAIKLALRPEKRLGTDADWDKAEQELRDAVEEAGMMNEEFGWEELPGEGAFYAPKLEWHLTDAIGRTWQVGTIQGDRVLPERLDATYVGEDGDKHRPVMLHRAIFGSYERFIGILIEHYAGRLPAWLAPVQTVVATIVSDADDYAKDAVAKLEAAGIRVESDLRNEKINYKVREHSLAKVPHLLVVGKREAEEGTVAMRTLGEKEQRVLPLDEAIALLKAEATPPDLR; this comes from the coding sequence ATGACGGAACTGCTCAAGATCAGCCTGCCCGATGGATCGGTGCGCGAAATGGAACCCGGTTCGACGCCGGCGGACGTCGCCGCCGCGATCGGCCCCGGCCTCGCCAAGGCGGCACTCGCGGCCCGGGTTGATGGCGAAGTGCGCGACCTCGGTCGCCCGTTCGAAGGCGATGCGGAGCTGGCGCTGATCACCGCCAGGGACGAAGCCGACGCGCTCGAACTGGTGCGCCACGATTACGCGCACATCCTCGCCGAAGCCGTGCAGGCGTTGTGGCCGGGCACGCAGATCACCTTCGGTCCGGCGACCGACGACGGCTTCTATTACGACGTGATGGCCCCGGCTTCTCGCGAGCCGTTCGGCATGGACGATCTCCCCGCGATCGAGGAAAAGATGCGGGAGATCATCAAGGCAGACAAACCGCTGCGCCGCGAAGTCTGGTCGCGCGAGGACCTGATTGCGAAGTGGGAAGCCGATGGCGAGGCGTTCAAGGCCGAATGGGCCAGGGAACTGCCCGAAAACGAGGAGCTGACGGTCTACTGGTCGGGTGACGACTGGCTCGACATGTGCCGCGGACCGCATCTCGAAAGCACCGGCAAGCTCGACCCGCAGGCCTTCAAGCTGATGCGCACCGCCGGGGCATACTGGCGCGGCGACCAGCGCAACGCGCAGCTCACGCGCATCTACGGCACCGGCTGGCTCAACAAGAAGCAGCTCAACCAGCATCTCATGCGGCTGGAGGAAGCGGCCAAGCGCGATCACCGCAAGCTGGGCCGCGAGATGGACCTGTTCCACCTGCAGGAAGAGGCGCATGGCAGCGTCTTCTGGCATCCCAAGGGCTATCGCATCTGGCGCGAGCTCGAAGCCTATATGCGCCGCAAGATGGACGGCGGCGGCTATCGCGAGATCAAGACGCCGCAACTGATGGATGTGCGCCAATGGACGCAGTCCGGCCACTGGGGGAAATACGCCGAGAACATGTTCGCGGTGCCCGATATCGTGCCCGATGTGGATGACACGGGCGCAGCGTCCGAGGCTCCGAAAGTGGCCGATGATGCCGACTGGATGGCGATCAAGCCGATGAATTGCCCCGCGCACGTGCTGGTGTTCAAACAGGGCATCACGTCTTACCGCGACCTGCCGATCCGGCTGGGCGAGATGGGCTGCTGCCACCGCAACGAGCCGCACGGCGCGCTTCATGGCCTCATGCGCGTGCGCCAGTTCACGCAGGACGACGCCCACATCTTCTGCACCGAGGATCAGGTGGTCGGAGAGGTGCGCCGCTTCTGCCAGCTCGCATCCGAGGTCTATGCCGATTTCGGCTTCAAGTTTGCGATCAAACTCGCGCTGCGCCCTGAAAAGCGGCTCGGCACCGACGCCGATTGGGACAAGGCCGAGCAGGAGCTACGCGACGCCGTCGAAGAGGCGGGCATGATGAACGAGGAATTCGGCTGGGAAGAGCTTCCGGGCGAAGGCGCGTTCTATGCGCCCAAGCTTGAATGGCACCTCACCGATGCGATCGGGCGGACCTGGCAGGTCGGCACGATCCAGGGCGACCGCGTGCTGCCCGAGCGGCTCGACGCAACTTACGTGGGCGAGGATGGCGACAAGCACCGCCCGGTCATGCTGCACCGCGCGATCTTCGGTTCCTACGAGCGCTTCATCGGCATCCTGATCGAGCACTATGCCGGCCGCCTGCCAGCGTGGCTTGCGCCGGTGCAGACGGTCGTCGCGACCATCGTTTCGGATGCGGATGACTACGCGAAGGACGCCGTCGCCAAGCTGGAGGCTGCGGGGATTCGCGTGGAAAGCGACCTGCGCAACGAGAAGATCAACTACAAGGTGCGCGAGCATTCGCTCGCCAAGGTCCCGCACCTGCTGGTGGTCGGCAAGCGCGAAGCCGAGGAAGGCACCGTGGCGATGCGCACGCTCGGAGAGAAGGAGCAGCGGGTCCTGCCGCTGGACGAGGCGATTGCACTGCTGAAGGCGGAAGCAACCCCGCCCGACCTGCGCTAG
- a CDS encoding helix-turn-helix transcriptional regulator: MKNRLKVLRAERDWSQQDLADRLGVSRQSVNAIEKGRYDPSLPLAFSIAEVFELAIEEIFSRD; encoded by the coding sequence GTGAAGAACCGCCTCAAGGTCCTGCGCGCCGAGCGCGACTGGTCGCAGCAGGACCTCGCCGACCGGCTCGGGGTGTCGCGCCAGAGCGTGAACGCGATCGAGAAGGGCCGCTACGACCCCTCGCTGCCGCTCGCCTTCAGCATCGCCGAAGTATTCGAATTAGCCATCGAGGAAATCTTCAGCCGCGACTAG
- a CDS encoding alkaline phosphatase: MLGAAQEAWLAEGLAASKAGGTTWQVLVQQVLMGNLRTPSSIVDGLGDGLPDWIRQRLIAASLASQVGLPANMDAWDGYPAARARVLTGALEADANLLVLAGDTHNGWAFELDYEGTKAGVEFGVPGVTSPGLERSVATIPPADFAAAAVSANEQLKWADTSQRGYMAVELTPERATTEFRFVESIRQRSTRLAGTKRVSSEAGSHALDI, encoded by the coding sequence TTGCTCGGCGCGGCACAGGAGGCATGGCTGGCTGAAGGATTGGCGGCATCGAAAGCGGGCGGAACGACGTGGCAGGTGCTGGTGCAGCAGGTGCTGATGGGCAATCTGCGCACGCCATCCAGCATCGTCGACGGGTTGGGCGATGGGCTGCCCGACTGGATCCGCCAGCGGCTGATCGCAGCCTCCCTCGCCAGCCAGGTCGGCCTGCCCGCCAACATGGATGCGTGGGACGGGTATCCGGCGGCGCGCGCGCGGGTGCTGACGGGCGCTCTGGAGGCCGATGCCAACCTGCTGGTGCTGGCGGGCGATACGCACAATGGCTGGGCGTTCGAGCTCGATTACGAAGGGACAAAGGCCGGCGTGGAGTTCGGAGTTCCGGGCGTGACCTCACCGGGATTGGAACGCTCGGTCGCGACGATCCCTCCTGCCGATTTCGCGGCCGCCGCGGTGAGCGCCAACGAACAGCTCAAATGGGCCGACACCTCGCAGCGCGGCTACATGGCGGTCGAACTGACGCCCGAGCGCGCGACCACCGAGTTCCGCTTCGTCGAGAGTATCCGTCAGCGTTCGACCAGGCTTGCTGGCACCAAACGGGTTTCGAGCGAAGCCGGATCGCACGCGCTCGACATCTAG
- a CDS encoding alkaline phosphatase encodes MIKNDPSGLPTRPASALTRRGLFSLAGASAALASAPAVARSFGSGFTHSVASGEPQSDSVMLWTRYVAGAETTLDWQVSESEDFVRTVAQGQVAASPERDWCAKAVAGGLAADRWYYFRFVAPDGTASPVGRTRTLPQGPSQRFRMAVFSCANFGFGWFNAYAHAAEANDCDLAVHLGDYIYEYGRDNYPGPAEANPARPLYPDTEIVALTDYRLRYATYRADPDLQRLHQVLPMISVWDDHESANDSWRDGAQNHQPETEGEWAVRKAVAKQVYREWMPVSDEPYATYDIGDLATLFRLDTRLEGRDRQLDLGKVLEGQTNPQAALEALVRFKNGDWMDPSGTCSARHRRHGWLKDWRHRKRAERRGRCWCSRC; translated from the coding sequence ATGATCAAGAACGACCCGTCTGGCCTTCCGACCCGACCTGCTTCCGCGCTGACCCGGCGCGGGCTGTTCTCGCTTGCTGGCGCTTCTGCGGCGCTGGCATCCGCTCCGGCAGTGGCGCGCAGCTTCGGCAGCGGTTTCACCCATTCGGTCGCCAGCGGCGAACCGCAGTCGGACAGCGTGATGCTGTGGACCCGCTACGTGGCCGGGGCCGAGACCACGCTCGACTGGCAGGTGTCGGAGAGCGAAGACTTCGTGCGCACCGTGGCGCAAGGTCAGGTCGCCGCATCGCCAGAGCGCGATTGGTGCGCGAAGGCCGTGGCCGGGGGTCTCGCGGCGGATCGCTGGTATTACTTCCGCTTCGTCGCGCCCGATGGAACCGCTTCCCCGGTCGGTCGCACGCGCACTCTTCCGCAGGGGCCGAGCCAACGATTCCGCATGGCGGTATTCTCGTGCGCGAACTTCGGGTTCGGCTGGTTCAACGCCTACGCCCATGCCGCCGAAGCCAACGATTGCGACCTCGCGGTGCATCTCGGCGACTACATCTACGAATACGGGCGAGACAATTACCCCGGCCCGGCCGAGGCCAACCCCGCTCGTCCCCTGTATCCCGACACCGAGATCGTCGCGCTGACCGATTACCGGCTGCGCTACGCCACCTATCGCGCCGATCCCGACCTGCAGCGGCTGCACCAGGTGCTGCCGATGATCAGCGTGTGGGACGACCACGAAAGCGCGAACGACAGCTGGCGCGACGGCGCGCAGAACCACCAGCCGGAAACCGAGGGCGAATGGGCGGTGCGCAAGGCCGTTGCCAAACAGGTCTACCGCGAATGGATGCCGGTCTCGGATGAGCCCTATGCGACTTATGACATCGGAGATCTGGCGACCCTGTTTCGGCTCGACACCCGGCTCGAAGGGCGCGACCGGCAGCTCGATTTGGGCAAGGTTCTCGAAGGGCAGACCAATCCGCAGGCCGCGCTTGAGGCGCTGGTCAGGTTCAAAAATGGCGACTGGATGGACCCGAGCGGCACTTGCTCGGCGCGGCACAGGAGGCATGGCTGGCTGAAGGATTGGCGGCATCGAAAGCGGGCGGAACGACGTGGCAGGTGCTGGTGCAGCAGGTGCTGA
- a CDS encoding alpha/beta hydrolase encodes MSEVAFHEMPDGRLIAYRLAQGAGPVLVFLPGYMSDMAGGKATALFEEAQTRGRACLLLDYSGCGQSAGDFADGTLSRWRDEVLGLIATHTSGPVLLVGSSMGGWLMLLVGEALADRLAGMIGIAAAPDFTRWGYSDGQRAILAVGETIHEDNPYGPEPTPTHPGFFADAETHLKLGGTIAIDCPVHLLHGQRDADVPWETSVRLASSLRSGAVQVTLIKDGDHRLSRDSDIARLKAEVARFYSTDTP; translated from the coding sequence ATGAGCGAAGTTGCGTTTCACGAAATGCCGGACGGTCGGCTGATCGCCTATCGTCTTGCGCAGGGAGCCGGGCCGGTCCTGGTATTCCTGCCCGGCTACATGTCGGACATGGCAGGCGGCAAGGCGACGGCGCTGTTCGAGGAGGCGCAAACGAGGGGACGCGCCTGCCTGCTGCTCGATTATTCGGGGTGCGGGCAAAGCGCGGGCGACTTCGCCGACGGCACGCTGTCGCGCTGGCGCGACGAGGTGCTCGGGTTGATCGCGACGCACACGTCGGGCCCGGTCCTGCTGGTCGGCTCGTCGATGGGCGGCTGGCTGATGCTGCTGGTGGGCGAGGCGCTGGCGGACCGCCTGGCAGGCATGATCGGCATTGCCGCCGCACCGGATTTTACCCGATGGGGCTATTCCGACGGGCAGCGGGCGATCCTGGCGGTCGGCGAGACGATCCATGAGGACAATCCCTACGGCCCCGAACCGACACCCACGCATCCGGGCTTCTTCGCTGACGCCGAAACGCATCTGAAGCTCGGCGGGACCATCGCGATCGATTGCCCGGTGCACCTGCTCCACGGCCAGCGCGACGCGGACGTGCCGTGGGAAACGAGCGTGAGGCTCGCATCGTCGCTGCGTTCGGGCGCGGTTCAAGTGACCCTGATCAAGGACGGCGATCACCGCCTGTCGCGCGATTCCGATATCGCGCGGCTGAAGGCGGAGGTCGCCCGCTTCTATTCCACGGACACGCCCTGA
- a CDS encoding tetratricopeptide repeat protein, whose translation MSMLLALLLQVGPHAGTDTLPDPHDALRDRAPRETALEPPVDPTSQWLQTCLDLLDEDASRAHTLAQIRRNEASGADRVIANHCLGLAATELGLWNDARSAFLAARDETPVEEARTRARFGAMAGNAALAGGDAEEAIALLSAAQADARSAASATLEAIAAADMARALVALDRRQEALLALANVTRLEPDKAEGWLLTATLFRRMERLDDAQEAIERAAMLAPQNAEVGLEAGVIAVLAGREESARQSWQSVIVMQPDSPAAATAKTYLAQLGPGPEEPATP comes from the coding sequence ATGTCGATGCTCCTCGCTCTCCTGCTGCAAGTCGGCCCTCATGCCGGCACCGACACCCTGCCCGACCCTCACGACGCATTGCGCGACCGCGCCCCGCGCGAAACGGCGCTCGAGCCGCCCGTCGATCCGACCAGCCAATGGTTGCAGACCTGCCTCGACCTGCTCGACGAGGATGCCTCGCGCGCGCACACGCTGGCGCAGATCCGCCGCAACGAGGCAAGCGGAGCCGACCGGGTGATCGCCAACCACTGTCTCGGCCTCGCCGCGACCGAACTCGGCCTGTGGAACGACGCCCGCAGCGCCTTTCTCGCGGCGCGCGACGAGACTCCGGTGGAAGAGGCGCGGACCCGCGCCCGGTTCGGTGCGATGGCGGGCAACGCGGCGCTGGCGGGCGGCGATGCCGAAGAAGCGATCGCCCTGCTGTCGGCTGCGCAGGCCGACGCCCGCAGCGCCGCTTCGGCGACGCTCGAAGCCATCGCCGCCGCCGACATGGCGCGCGCGCTGGTAGCCCTCGACCGGCGCCAGGAGGCGCTGCTGGCGCTCGCCAATGTAACCCGGCTCGAACCCGACAAGGCCGAAGGCTGGCTGCTTACCGCGACGCTGTTTCGCCGGATGGAGCGGCTCGACGATGCGCAGGAAGCGATTGAGCGGGCGGCCATGCTCGCCCCGCAGAATGCCGAGGTCGGGCTGGAGGCAGGCGTAATCGCGGTGCTCGCCGGGCGCGAGGAATCGGCCCGGCAAAGCTGGCAATCGGTGATCGTCATGCAGCCCGATTCGCCGGCTGCAGCGACCGCGAAAACCTATCTCGCACAGCTCGGACCCGGGCCGGAGGAGCCCGCAACACCATGA
- a CDS encoding LLM class flavin-dependent oxidoreductase, producing the protein MTRFSVLDLVPVREGGTVDEALAATTELARHAEALGCGRFWVAEHHAMDGIAGGATSVVLAHLGNATSRIRIGSGGIMLPNHTPFQIAEQFGTLDALFPGRIDLGLGRAPGAGPELQRALRKNLNEAAEYFPQDVIELRALLTGDFELPIAATPGLGSNVELWMLGSSLFGAQLAARLGMPYAFAAHFAPDQLDTALELYRREFQPSAALDRPHVMVAMNVFAADSDEEAQRIASSQQQSFVRLRSGNPGKLPPPVENYAATLPAPARAMLDHLGQAAAVGNPERVREAIAAFVERTRADEIILCGATYDPNSRIRSLELTIEACTATQTA; encoded by the coding sequence ATGACCCGATTTTCCGTCCTCGATCTGGTCCCGGTCCGCGAAGGCGGCACCGTGGACGAGGCGCTGGCGGCCACCACCGAGCTTGCGCGCCATGCCGAAGCACTCGGCTGCGGGCGTTTCTGGGTGGCCGAACATCACGCGATGGACGGCATCGCGGGCGGAGCGACCTCGGTCGTTCTGGCGCATCTCGGCAACGCCACCAGCCGTATCCGGATCGGGTCGGGCGGGATCATGCTGCCCAACCACACGCCGTTCCAGATCGCCGAGCAGTTCGGCACGCTCGATGCGCTGTTCCCCGGCCGGATCGATCTCGGGCTGGGCCGCGCGCCGGGAGCCGGGCCCGAATTGCAGCGCGCACTGCGCAAGAATTTGAACGAGGCGGCGGAATACTTCCCGCAGGACGTGATCGAACTGCGCGCGCTGCTGACCGGCGACTTCGAGCTGCCGATCGCTGCAACCCCGGGTCTCGGTTCGAACGTCGAATTGTGGATGCTCGGATCAAGCCTGTTCGGCGCACAGCTCGCGGCGCGGCTCGGCATGCCGTACGCCTTCGCCGCGCATTTCGCGCCCGACCAGCTCGATACCGCGCTCGAACTTTATCGCCGCGAGTTCCAGCCGTCCGCCGCGCTCGACCGCCCGCACGTGATGGTGGCGATGAACGTGTTCGCCGCCGACAGCGACGAAGAGGCGCAGCGGATCGCTTCGAGCCAGCAGCAGAGCTTCGTGCGGCTGCGCTCGGGCAATCCGGGCAAGCTCCCGCCGCCAGTCGAGAACTATGCGGCAACGCTTCCTGCACCGGCGCGCGCGATGCTCGACCATCTCGGCCAGGCGGCCGCGGTCGGCAATCCGGAGCGGGTGAGGGAGGCAATCGCAGCGTTCGTCGAGCGCACGCGCGCAGACGAGATCATCCTGTGCGGGGCGACTTACGATCCGAATTCCCGGATCCGCTCGCTCGAACTGACCATTGAAGCCTGCACCGCCACGCAAACGGCTTGA